One region of Glycine max cultivar Williams 82 chromosome 9, Glycine_max_v4.0, whole genome shotgun sequence genomic DNA includes:
- the LOC100817451 gene encoding uncharacterized protein, translated as MHAKTDSEVTSLAASSPTRSPPRRPLYYVQSPSRDSHDGEKTATTSFHSTPVLSPSASPPHSRHSSSTRFSKKDHSHSLKPWKQIDVIEEEGLLQGDDRRNGLPRRCYFLAFVVGFLVLFSFFSLILWGASRPMKPKITIRSITFDHVRVQAGSDATGVATDMITLNSTLKFTYRNTGTFFGVHVTSTPVELSYSDIVIAAGNLKKFYQSRRSQRLLSVSVMGNKIPLYGSGASLSSTTGVPTLPVPLNLSFVLRSRAYVLGKLVKPKYYKTIKCSITLDPKKLNAAISLKKSCTYD; from the exons ATGCACGCAAAGACAGACTCAGAGGTAACAAGCCTCGCCGCGTCTTCCCCCACGCGCTCCCCTCCACGCCGTCCTCTTTACTACGTTCAGTCTCCCTCGCGAGATTCTCACGACGGCGAGAAAACCGCAACGACGTCGTTTCACTCCACGCCCGTTCTCAGCCCCTCTGCTTCCCCTCCTCACTCGCGCCACTCCTCTTCCACGCGCTTCTCGAAGAAGGACCATAGCCATAGTCTTAAGCCGTGGAAGCAAATCGATGTTATTGAAGAAGAAGGGCTTCTTCAAGGGGATGATCGCCGCAACGGGCTTCCACGTCGGTGCTACTTTCTTGCTTTCGTTGTTGGGTTTTTGGTTCTCTTCTCGTTCTTCTCGCTTATCCTTTGGGGGGCTAGTAGACCCATGAAGCCCAAGATCACCATCAGG AGCATAACGTTTGATCATGTAAGGGTCCAAGCTGGTTCGGATGCAACAGGGGTAGCCACCGATATGATCACATTGAATTCCACTTTGAAATTCACATACCGCAACACAGGCACATTTTTTGGGGTCCATGTCACATCCACACCCGTGGAACTTTCTTATTCAGACATTGTAATTGCTGCGGGAAAT TTGAAGAAGTTTTATCAATCTAGGAGGAGCCAAAGATTGCTGAGTGTATCAGTGATGGGTAACAAGATCCCTCTATATGGAAGTGGTGCTAGCCTAAGTAGCACAACGGGTGTGCCAACACTGCCTGTGCCATTGAACCTCAGCTTTGTGCTACGATCTAGGGCTTATGTGCTTGGGAAATTGGTGAAGCCTAAGTACTACAAAACCATTAAATGTTCCATCACATTGGATCCCAAAAAGCTCAATGCTGCTATTTCCCTCAAGAAATCTTGCACATATGATTAA